Proteins encoded in a region of the Clostridium beijerinckii genome:
- a CDS encoding tyrosine-protein phosphatase codes for MIVDIHSHIIPGIDDGSKDMEMTLEMLRNAEKDGVKKIVATPHYLLEYGEATIDEVRNYVKEINNILVKENIDIKIYSGQEVYYTEKIIEYYMQGSIGTINDSRYMLIEFPMRKFDESIFDTLYELQVRNIVPVIAHPERYMPIIEDPKNINKFINEGYLFQVNAGSVDGRFGEKVQRTANMLLNNGIYNFIGSDAHNIDRRNTGLSKALDLINKSEIKDVFKDSSEKMLNNREIKFSGEKIKEKKSIFWFLKR; via the coding sequence ATGATAGTTGATATTCATTCGCATATAATACCGGGGATTGATGATGGCTCTAAGGATATGGAAATGACTTTGGAGATGCTTAGAAATGCGGAAAAAGATGGTGTTAAGAAAATTGTGGCTACTCCTCATTATTTGCTTGAGTATGGAGAAGCTACAATTGATGAAGTTAGGAATTATGTGAAAGAAATTAATAATATTTTAGTAAAAGAGAACATAGATATAAAGATATATAGTGGTCAGGAAGTTTATTATACTGAAAAGATAATAGAATATTATATGCAGGGAAGTATTGGAACTATAAATGATTCTAGATATATGCTTATTGAATTTCCAATGAGAAAGTTTGATGAAAGTATATTTGATACCCTTTATGAACTCCAAGTAAGAAACATAGTACCAGTAATTGCACATCCGGAAAGATATATGCCTATTATAGAAGATCCTAAAAATATTAATAAATTTATTAATGAAGGGTATTTGTTCCAAGTAAATGCTGGAAGTGTAGATGGAAGATTTGGCGAAAAAGTTCAAAGGACAGCCAATATGCTCCTAAATAATGGTATATATAACTTTATAGGTTCAGATGCTCATAACATTGATAGAAGAAATACTGGTCTCAGTAAGGCTTTGGATTTAATAAATAAAAGTGAAATCAAGGATGTATTTAAAGATAGTTCTGAAAAAATGTTAAATAATAGGGAAATAAAGTTTTCAGGAGAGAAAATTAAAGAAAAAAAATCGATATTTTGGTTTTTAAAAAGATAA
- a CDS encoding sugar transferase, producing the protein MQQLEFNSEEVLFKEQLETEDSRIGYCFLKRTMDVVCSSIGLIILSPIFLVTAILIRLESEGSSIFSQERVGRNGKKFRMYKFRSMVANAEELKDKLSAKNEMNGPMFKMKEDPRVTKVGRFIRKTSIDELPQLVNVLKGEMSLVGPRPSLPKEVVKFEDWMMERLTVKPGLTCYWQVSGRSDIGFEDWMRLDVKYVRERNTLVDIKLVLKTFGVFLGDEHAR; encoded by the coding sequence ATGCAGCAGTTAGAATTTAACAGTGAGGAAGTTTTGTTTAAAGAACAACTGGAAACGGAAGACAGCAGAATAGGATATTGTTTTTTAAAGAGAACTATGGATGTGGTTTGTTCATCTATTGGACTTATAATTTTAAGCCCAATATTTTTAGTTACAGCTATTTTAATCAGATTAGAATCTGAAGGGAGCTCAATCTTTTCACAAGAGAGAGTTGGAAGAAATGGGAAAAAATTTAGAATGTATAAATTTAGATCTATGGTGGCTAATGCAGAAGAGCTAAAGGACAAGCTAAGTGCTAAAAATGAAATGAACGGACCTATGTTTAAAATGAAAGAAGATCCAAGAGTAACTAAGGTGGGAAGGTTTATAAGAAAAACAAGTATAGATGAACTACCACAATTAGTTAACGTCTTAAAAGGTGAAATGAGTTTAGTTGGACCGAGGCCATCACTTCCAAAAGAAGTAGTAAAATTCGAAGATTGGATGATGGAGAGATTAACAGTTAAACCAGGACTCACTTGCTACTGGCAGGTGTCTGGAAGAAGCGATATTGGCTTTGAAGATTGGATGAGATTAGATGTTAAGTATGTTAGAGAGAGAAATACTCTAGTTGATATAAAGTTAGTTTTAAAAACATTTGGGGTGTTTTTGGGTGATGAACATGCAAGATAG
- a CDS encoding UDP-glucose dehydrogenase family protein, with translation MKIVVAGTGYVGLVTGACLSEVGHSVTCVDIDEKKVQKMRQGISPIYEPGLDELLKRNHDEGRLDFTTDYINAYKDADLVFIGVGTPEREDGSANLDYVFNVCKQIAENVEKDCLVVVKSTVPIGTNDKVEEFLKENVKNNVHIEVASNPEFLAQGTAVIDTLHAKRIVIGVESKKAENILREVYKRYNQPIVVTNRRSAEMIKYASNDFLALKISFMNEIANFCEIVGADVEDVAKGMSFDPRIGDKFLKAGIGYGGSCFPKDTKALHWLANDNGYELKTIKATIEVNQNQKYKLFRAAKQRFGSLKGLKVAVLGLTFKPGTDDLREAPSIPNVRRLLDEGAEIVAYDPVGIDNFKKVYPNEIEYVNTPEETLKGADVAFIFTEWDEIKEVDLNVYVELMKTPVVFDGRNCYAINEVEKFGVEYHSVGRQAVLNLESDLNGEVATTLE, from the coding sequence ATGAAAATAGTAGTAGCAGGAACAGGATATGTAGGATTGGTTACAGGAGCATGTCTTTCAGAAGTTGGGCACAGTGTGACTTGTGTAGATATTGATGAAAAAAAGGTTCAAAAGATGAGACAAGGGATTTCGCCTATATATGAACCAGGATTAGATGAACTTTTAAAAAGAAACCATGATGAAGGAAGATTAGACTTTACAACAGATTACATTAATGCTTATAAGGATGCTGATTTAGTATTTATAGGAGTCGGTACTCCAGAAAGAGAAGATGGTTCAGCTAACTTAGATTATGTGTTTAACGTTTGCAAGCAGATAGCAGAGAATGTAGAAAAAGACTGCTTAGTGGTAGTTAAATCAACAGTGCCAATAGGTACTAATGATAAGGTAGAGGAGTTTTTAAAGGAAAACGTAAAAAATAATGTTCATATAGAAGTAGCATCAAACCCAGAATTTTTAGCTCAAGGAACAGCAGTTATTGATACATTACATGCCAAAAGAATAGTGATTGGTGTTGAATCAAAAAAAGCAGAAAATATTTTAAGAGAAGTTTATAAAAGATATAATCAGCCAATAGTTGTAACAAATAGAAGAAGTGCAGAAATGATAAAATATGCTTCAAATGATTTCTTGGCACTTAAGATTTCTTTTATGAATGAAATAGCTAACTTTTGCGAAATAGTTGGAGCAGATGTAGAAGATGTAGCTAAAGGAATGAGTTTTGATCCGAGAATAGGAGATAAATTCTTAAAAGCAGGAATTGGATATGGCGGATCATGTTTTCCTAAAGATACAAAAGCACTCCATTGGTTAGCTAATGATAATGGATACGAATTGAAAACAATAAAAGCAACAATTGAAGTAAATCAAAATCAAAAATATAAACTATTTAGAGCGGCAAAACAAAGATTTGGTTCTCTAAAAGGATTAAAAGTAGCAGTCTTAGGCTTGACATTTAAACCGGGAACTGATGATTTAAGAGAAGCTCCATCAATACCTAATGTTAGAAGGTTATTAGATGAGGGAGCAGAAATAGTAGCTTACGATCCAGTAGGAATTGATAATTTTAAGAAAGTTTATCCAAATGAAATAGAATACGTAAATACACCAGAAGAAACATTAAAGGGTGCAGATGTTGCATTTATATTTACAGAATGGGATGAAATAAAAGAAGTAGATTTAAATGTATATGTAGAATTAATGAAGACTCCTGTTGTGTTTGATGGGAGAAATTGTTATGCAATAAATGAAGTTGAAAAATTTGGTGTAGAATATCATTCAGTTGGAAGACAAGCTGTTCTGAATTTGGAAAGTGATTTGAATGGAGAAGTTGCAACGACATTAGAGTAA
- the cps2T gene encoding beta 1-4 rhamnosyltransferase Cps2T, whose amino-acid sequence MKHVFIIGSKGIPAKYGGFETFVEKLTEGQKNKEIKYHVSCLADNSKEFEHNGARCFNVKVPNIGPAKAVYYDIKALKGSINYIRANSIKNSKVYILACRIGPFVGHYKKELKKLGGTLIVNPDGHEWKRAKWNKAIRQYWKISEKYMVKHADLLVCDSKNIEKYIKEDYKQYNPKTTFIAYGADMGKSKLSDDDPNLLEWYKEKSVTKKEYYLVVGRFVPENNYETMITEFMKSSTNKDFVLITNVEKNKFYEELRKKTSFDKDKRIKFVGTVYNQELLKKIRENAYGYLHGHEVGGTNPSLLEALATTDLNLLLDVGFNREVGEDGALYFTKESGNLATLINMLETYDEVAATIYGNNAKQRINKEYTWNKIINDYEKLFNKF is encoded by the coding sequence ATGAAACATGTATTTATCATAGGTTCAAAGGGGATACCAGCAAAATATGGAGGGTTTGAGACGTTTGTTGAAAAACTAACAGAAGGACAAAAAAATAAAGAAATAAAATATCATGTTTCCTGTTTAGCAGATAATTCTAAAGAATTTGAGCATAATGGAGCAAGATGTTTTAATGTGAAAGTTCCCAATATAGGTCCAGCAAAAGCAGTTTATTATGATATAAAGGCATTAAAAGGAAGTATTAATTATATAAGAGCAAATAGCATAAAAAACTCAAAAGTATATATCTTAGCTTGTAGGATAGGACCATTTGTTGGTCATTATAAAAAAGAATTGAAAAAGCTAGGTGGAACTTTAATTGTTAACCCAGATGGACATGAGTGGAAAAGAGCAAAATGGAATAAAGCTATAAGACAATATTGGAAGATATCTGAGAAATACATGGTTAAACATGCAGATTTATTAGTATGCGATTCAAAGAATATTGAAAAATATATAAAAGAGGATTATAAGCAATATAATCCTAAAACAACATTTATAGCGTATGGAGCAGATATGGGAAAATCAAAATTATCTGATGATGATCCTAATTTACTTGAATGGTACAAAGAAAAAAGTGTTACGAAGAAAGAATATTATTTAGTTGTTGGTAGATTTGTTCCTGAAAATAATTATGAAACTATGATAACTGAATTCATGAAATCAAGCACAAATAAAGACTTTGTTTTAATAACTAATGTAGAGAAAAATAAATTTTATGAAGAATTAAGAAAGAAAACAAGCTTTGATAAAGACAAAAGAATAAAGTTTGTTGGCACTGTTTATAATCAAGAATTATTAAAAAAGATTAGAGAAAATGCATATGGGTATTTACATGGACATGAAGTTGGAGGGACTAATCCATCTCTTTTAGAAGCGCTAGCTACGACTGATTTAAATCTCTTATTAGACGTTGGATTTAATAGAGAAGTTGGGGAAGATGGAGCTTTATATTTTACAAAGGAAAGTGGAAATTTAGCAACATTAATAAATATGTTGGAAACATATGATGAAGTTGCTGCTACTATTTATGGAAATAATGCGAAACAACGAATTAATAAAGAATATACATGGAATAAAATAATTAATGATTATGAGAAATTATTCAATAAATTTTAA
- a CDS encoding glycosyltransferase: MNILHYSLGLPPYRTGGLTKYSFDLMKEQAINGEKVYLLFPGKITFLDGRTSIRYYKNESGIRAYEIINPLPVPLLNGISKPQNFMKSCDKKIFKDFLIENAVEIVHIHTLMGLHKEFLEACKDLNIKIVCTTHDYFGLCTKVNFIDDQGNLCEEKELERCLKCNKSGYSMEAMKMLQSPTYRFIKNKGIISKLKPLAKRIRDNKKTSLVQHNIELKTKKEDKNLYIKLADYYKHMFGYVDVFLFNSTVAKEVYDKYLDKINGEIISITHGDIKDNRKIKIYNDKDKLKLTYLGPDRKHKGFDLLMNAIKELNKEYKSKIELNLYGDIQKREVDDNIKIHGKYSYSQLNDIFDNTDLLIAPSIWNETFGFIVLEAISYGVPVMVTNMVGSKDIIISDKFPKGIVTKVDKEELKHKIIEVINDRTTLEYFNKNVLEDSFNFNMHTHLENIKVVYKKI, translated from the coding sequence ATGAATATTTTACATTACTCACTAGGCCTTCCGCCATATAGAACCGGTGGACTAACTAAATACTCATTTGACCTAATGAAAGAGCAAGCGATAAATGGAGAAAAAGTATACCTACTATTTCCAGGCAAGATAACTTTTCTTGATGGTAGAACTAGCATTAGGTATTATAAAAATGAATCGGGGATAAGAGCATATGAAATAATAAATCCTTTACCAGTTCCATTGCTAAATGGGATCTCTAAACCACAAAATTTTATGAAGTCTTGCGATAAAAAAATATTTAAAGATTTTTTAATAGAGAATGCTGTAGAGATTGTTCATATCCATACATTAATGGGATTGCATAAAGAGTTTTTGGAGGCTTGCAAAGATTTAAATATAAAAATAGTATGTACTACTCATGATTATTTTGGACTTTGTACTAAAGTGAACTTTATAGATGATCAGGGGAATCTGTGTGAAGAGAAGGAATTGGAAAGATGCCTGAAATGCAATAAATCAGGCTATAGCATGGAAGCAATGAAAATGTTACAGTCGCCAACATATAGATTTATTAAGAATAAGGGGATTATTTCTAAATTAAAGCCATTAGCAAAAAGGATAAGAGATAATAAAAAGACAAGTTTAGTTCAGCACAATATAGAATTAAAAACTAAAAAAGAAGATAAAAATTTATATATTAAGTTGGCAGACTATTATAAACATATGTTTGGATACGTTGATGTTTTTTTATTTAATAGTACAGTAGCTAAGGAAGTCTATGATAAATATCTTGATAAAATTAATGGCGAAATAATATCAATTACACATGGAGATATAAAGGATAATAGAAAGATAAAAATATATAATGATAAGGATAAATTAAAATTAACATATTTAGGACCTGATAGAAAGCATAAGGGTTTTGATTTACTGATGAATGCAATTAAAGAACTAAATAAGGAATATAAATCAAAAATAGAATTAAATCTATATGGTGATATACAGAAGAGAGAAGTAGATGATAACATAAAAATTCATGGTAAATATTCATATAGTCAGCTTAATGATATTTTTGATAATACGGATTTATTAATAGCTCCAAGCATATGGAATGAAACTTTCGGATTCATTGTATTGGAAGCAATAAGTTATGGGGTGCCGGTAATGGTTACGAATATGGTTGGAAGTAAAGATATTATAATTAGTGATAAATTTCCTAAAGGTATAGTTACTAAAGTCGATAAAGAAGAATTAAAACATAAAATTATTGAAGTTATTAATGATAGAACTACTTTAGAGTATTTTAATAAAAATGTATTAGAAGATAGTTTTAATTTTAATATGCATACTCATTTAGAGAATATAAAAGTAGTGTACAAGAAAATATAG
- a CDS encoding acyltransferase, producing MVRILEFFIRRIKGSDFKLDKEISLNYILGIVISMMVNLIRGNIKSLFIKKKNGMIFIGNRSKLKMKRKIIFGSGINIGSNVIIDALSKNGVILGNNIRIGDYSRILCSGTVRNIGNGIKIGDNFGCGENCFFGAAGGIEIGNDVIMGQSVRFHSENHIFNDINVPIRLQGVTNKGIKIGNDCWIGSGVVFLDGVNVGNGCVIGANTLVNKDIPDNAIAVGSPVKIIKYREEIKND from the coding sequence ATGGTAAGGATTTTAGAATTTTTTATTAGAAGAATAAAAGGAAGCGATTTTAAGTTAGATAAAGAGATAAGTTTAAATTATATTCTAGGTATAGTAATTTCTATGATGGTTAATTTGATTAGAGGAAACATAAAATCACTATTCATTAAAAAGAAAAATGGCATGATTTTCATTGGAAATAGAAGCAAATTGAAAATGAAAAGAAAAATTATTTTCGGAAGTGGAATTAATATTGGGAGTAATGTAATTATTGATGCATTATCTAAGAATGGTGTTATATTGGGTAATAATATTAGAATTGGAGACTATTCAAGAATTTTATGTAGCGGGACTGTAAGAAATATAGGTAATGGAATAAAAATTGGTGATAATTTTGGCTGCGGTGAAAATTGTTTTTTTGGAGCTGCTGGAGGAATTGAAATAGGGAATGATGTTATTATGGGGCAAAGCGTGCGGTTTCACTCTGAAAATCATATTTTTAATGATATTAATGTTCCTATACGATTGCAAGGTGTAACTAACAAAGGGATAAAAATCGGTAATGACTGTTGGATCGGCTCTGGAGTTGTATTTTTAGATGGTGTAAATGTTGGAAATGGATGTGTTATAGGCGCAAATACTTTGGTTAATAAAGATATTCCAGATAATGCAATAGCAGTAGGGAGTCCAGTAAAAATAATTAAGTATAGAGAAGAAATTAAGAATGACTAA
- a CDS encoding glycosyltransferase family 4 protein has translation MKKILYVRNGPYKVNPNLYNLQEIGFCKALCKKGFDCDIIYYSDIDKDEEIYVDNFNGKKINLLWRKGYKILRTGIYPSLLKKDFVNKYDLIITTEYSQIMSLLWTRYNPKVVLYNGPYYNMFKIPFTEKIYDVLFTKKLNKNLDKVFTKSDLAKEYLEKKGFENIDTLGVGLDTDIFDKVNNPSEKVIELQEFMKKNKSVLYVGSLIERKNFRFTLQVFDKVNKENQELKLVIIGKGKKTYVEKSLKLISENAKKNIVFVDKIDNKFLKYIYPEAEVFLLPSKLEIFGMVLLESMYFGVPVITSLNGGSSTVIDNKVNGVIIDEFNIDIWAREILNICSDQLYSKKLRINSKDTIQKKYMWDKIGESFLNKIN, from the coding sequence GTGAAAAAAATACTATATGTAAGGAATGGACCATATAAAGTTAATCCGAATTTATATAATCTGCAAGAAATTGGTTTTTGTAAAGCATTATGTAAAAAAGGGTTCGATTGCGATATAATATATTATTCTGATATCGATAAAGATGAAGAGATATATGTAGATAACTTTAATGGCAAAAAGATAAATTTGTTATGGAGAAAAGGGTATAAAATTTTAAGAACAGGAATTTATCCATCATTATTAAAAAAAGATTTTGTTAATAAATATGATTTGATAATAACTACTGAATATAGTCAAATTATGTCTTTATTATGGACTAGATATAATCCTAAAGTAGTGTTATATAATGGACCATATTATAATATGTTCAAAATACCATTTACTGAAAAGATTTATGATGTACTATTTACTAAAAAATTAAACAAAAATTTAGATAAAGTATTTACAAAATCAGATTTAGCTAAAGAATATTTGGAAAAAAAAGGGTTTGAAAATATTGATACTTTAGGGGTTGGATTAGATACGGATATTTTTGATAAAGTGAATAATCCAAGTGAAAAAGTAATTGAATTGCAAGAATTTATGAAGAAAAATAAAAGCGTATTATATGTTGGAAGCCTAATTGAAAGAAAAAATTTTAGATTTACATTACAAGTATTTGATAAAGTAAATAAAGAAAACCAAGAATTGAAACTTGTTATCATAGGAAAAGGAAAAAAAACTTATGTTGAAAAATCACTAAAACTTATAAGCGAAAATGCAAAAAAAAATATAGTGTTTGTTGATAAAATTGATAATAAATTTTTAAAATACATATATCCAGAAGCGGAAGTTTTCTTATTGCCATCTAAATTAGAGATATTTGGAATGGTATTATTAGAGTCAATGTATTTTGGAGTGCCAGTTATAACTAGTTTAAATGGAGGATCAAGTACGGTAATTGATAATAAAGTAAATGGTGTTATAATTGATGAATTTAATATTGACATTTGGGCAAGAGAAATATTAAATATATGTTCAGATCAACTGTATTCGAAAAAATTAAGAATAAATTCAAAAGATACAATTCAAAAAAAATACATGTGGGATAAGATAGGTGAAAGTTTTTTGAATAAGATAAATTAG